TCACCTAGCCAAACACAATAATATCAACCATAAAAGCGATGTTTACCACTCTACAAACCCACAAACAAACCtctgcaaaaaagaaaacacactcaGTGcccacatgaaaaaaaatatttgtgcaaACATTAATGAAAGTGTGCAAAACACAAGCAAACAGCAGACTGTCCGAAACGGCTTCGGTTTCAATGCAAACAATGTGAAAGAAACAACGCGTCTAATACCTCTTTCCCTCCGCTCCAAATATTCAGCTGCCTGCAGAAGCACTTGAATGTTGCACGCATTTACCTCCATTTCTGACaaacaatgttattttgaaAGCACCAAGAGCGACACTGTTCTATTGAAGTGTAGAGGAGAGTTCGGCTGATCCAGCTCGCCACGTCATACGCGTCAGACGCATCACGCCCTCCTCCACCGCTCCCTTCATCAGACACAAAAACAACTCGCATATTACACTAGTATTTTGCGCTTACCTATTGATGGGAGCTCCAGTTAAACACGAGGACAACTTACACTAGAGATGAGTTGCAAAAGCCCGTAAAGTGAATTCACATTATTGAAACTGAGTGGCCCATGACAAAACGTAggcttttattttgtgatacTTTTTGATTCTCATGACGAACATTCTAAAACAGGCATAAAACGTAGAtaactgtaaacatattttaaacaaatatatattttaataattattacaattaattcattaaagataataaaatgtttaattcataaTTGGTCTGAAGTGATTTTTTTGTCTTCAATTGTTAAAATacagatttattaaaacaacacaataataataaatccaccATGATAATAATACCGTGTATTATTATCATGTGCACTTGACAATAGAATAAAGGTGCAGATGCAAACAGATGAAGTGAatacaaaatattgattttgacACTTTTGTGACACTtgcataacaaaacaaaaacttacaattcaaaatacacaatttactaaaaataataaatatcattACTAAACTAATGTAAAGtatgcaaattaaaaacatgtaaaagtaaaacattaaataaaagcagGTACAATGTATAAAAGGTATCAAGCTGTTACTTCGTTATAAatctacaaataaaatgtacaataacatatattaaaataattatttaaaatagtatctGAATTAtcagatattaataaaaataatatgaatattaacaCTGAATACATCTTACACGAAAGAGTTTGCAGAAGGCCTACACGGGCctttttcattttatagctCATTTTTGCACCGGAAGTATCAGTGTGACGTCAGTTTGTTATGCGCACCAGCTGATCATCAACCAGAGCCTACAGAAACACTACTCACGCGCACAGGAGCATACCGTTCTCCAGAATCGCGAACCAAACATCGGTTTCGTAATATTTGGAGGAAAACGTGACGGGAtagtaaatgtttataaatgaagACGGCGTTTCGTTCAGTCGTGCGAGTTGTTGAGCGCAGCACTGAGGGACAAAACACACTGGCCTGCTGAAGGTTTCTTTTTTGAAGGCGTTTGCATGCTCTTGTTTTGACGCTGTGCCTCcacataattatataatacaatgGAAGCGATTCTTGCATGCTTAGGAAGTAGTTTGTTGGTCGGTTTCGCTGGAGACGTGTAAAAACGCCAGTGCTTCCTAATACTGTACTTTCAATGCAAATCAGCTAGATCGCAACGAAAACTCTTTCGTCTGCGAAAAAAATGTGGTGGAAACTCTTCTTTTTGCTCctgtattttttcatgttattcATTCTGGCTCGGTTTTTTGAAGCCATCGTCTGGTATGAGACAGGAATTTTCGCCACTCAGCTGGTGGATCCGGTGACTTTGAGTTTCAAGAAACTCAAAACCATTCTGGAGTGTCGTGGACTGGGATACTCCGGCCTGGCAGAAAAGAGGGATGTGAGGGAACTGGTGGAAAACTCGGGTAATTGTCTCCAGCCGAGCCGTTTAGCTTCACTGACACGTATACTCTGATGTAACAATTGAATTTGATCATGATCATGCAATGTTTGCTTTTGAAGGGGAGCTGATGCAAGGAGAGCTCTACTCCGCTCTCAAGAATGAGAAGGAGCAAGTGGGATCTGACTCCAGCACCACTTTCAACGGAGAAATGCACTTTTATGAATTAGTGGAAGACACTAAAGATGGTATCTGGTTAGTTCAGGTTAGTATTAATCCAATATCTAAATGCGAGAATGTTTGGGGGAAGCTAGCCCAGAGgtgaataaacaaaaagtattatttacttaaatgtcattcaCAGCCAACATTCTCTTCAGCTGAGAAATTAAATTCTGATAGTTAATGCAGCTTTTAAATGAGATGAGGGCATGACAATAGTTACAGAATTTTTATATGAGCTATTGTAAAGAGATACACTCAGCCGCAGCCTATCTAACCTACTCATTGCAATGAAATGTAATGTCTTTGTCCTGTTCTCACATACATTAAGATGTCTATCCCAATTGAATTCAATCTAAATGTATCATTGAACGTAAAATAGACATAGGTGTTACTTTTGAAtacatatgtttttaattacataatctatctattaaatgtctttttttattgtatttttctacTTCTTAGGTAATAGCCCAAGATAGAAATCCACTGTTGAGCACTACCAACTGGGGCAAAATGGTACAGAAGGTTTCTCAGTTTGGCATTCGAACTGGCACTTTTAACTGCTCAAGTGACTCAAGGTAAGAAAGAATCAACTTATTTTAACAACTGAAAATAGGTTATTCACATACCTGTAAGCTGACCAACCAAGAACGGCATGTTTGAAATGTACTGTATGATAAACAGCTGAGccaaatatgtgtgtgtgcgtgcatgtttttaaaagaatgtagagtatattctttgttttttaaagaaattgagTGTGTGGATGGGTATGgaaaatttattttcatgtttttgtttttttttgtttttttttctaaccaaAAGTTAACATCAAcatgtagtaataataataattatttatatatatatatacacagtgggtacggaaagtattcagacccccttaaatttttcactctttgttatattgcagccatttgctaaaatcaagttcatttttttttctcattaatgtacacacagcaccccatattgacagaaaaacacagaattgttgacatttttgcagatttattaaaaaagaaaaactgaaatatcacatggtcctaagtattcagaccctttgctcagtatttagcagaagcacccttttgatctaatacagccatgagtctttttgggaaagatgcaacaagtttttcacacctggatttggggatcctctgccattcctccttgcagatcctctcaggttctgtcaggttggatggtaaacgttagtgaacagccatttttaggtctctccagagatgctcaattgggtttaagtcagggctccggctgggccattcaagaacagtcacggagttgttgtgaagccactccttcgttattttagctgtgtgcttagggtcattgtcttgttggaaggtaaaccttcggcccagtctgagttcctgagcactctggagaaggttttcgtcacAGGAtacaggatatccctgtacttggctgcattcatctttccctacAACCAGTCgttctgtccctgcagctgaaaaacacccccacagcatgatgctgccaccaccatgcttcactgttgggactgtattggacaggtgatgagcagtgcctggttttctccacacataccgctttgaattaaggccaaaagttctatcttggtctcatcagaccagagaatcttatttctcaccatcttggagtccttcaggtgtttttttagcaaactccatgcgggctttcatgtgtcttgcactgacgagaggcttccgtcgggccactctgccataaagccccgactggtggagggctgcagtgatggttgactttctacaactttctcccatctcccgactgcatctctggagctcagccacagtgatctttgggttcttctttacctctctcaccatgGTAAACGTTGGGTCCCcaccggacggccagctctaggaagggttctggtcgtcccaaacatcttccatttaaggattatggaggccactgtgctcttaggaaccttaagtgcagcagaaatttttttttgtaaccttggccagatctgtgccttgccacaattctgtctctgagctcttcaggcagttcctttgacctcatgattctcatttgctctgacatgcactgtgagctgtaaggtcttatatagacaggtgtgtggctttcctaatcaagtccaatcagtataatcaaacacagctggactcaaatgaaggtgtagaaccatctcaaggatgatcagaagaaatggacagcacccgagttaaatatatgagtgtcacagcaaagggtctgaatacttaggaccatgtgatatttcagtttttcttttttaataaatctgcaaaaatgtcaaaaattctgtgtttttctgtcaatatggggtgctgtgtgtacattaatgaggaaaaaaaaatgaacttaaatgattttagcaaatggctgcaatataacaaagagtgaaaaatttaagggggtctgaatactttccgtacccactgtatgtatatgtatgtgtgtgtatatatatatatatatatatatatatatatatatatatatatatatatatatatatatatatatatatatatatatacagtatatatgatATCGTAATCATTATTTTCACAAAAGCCTGCATTATTGCACACTACACAATTTGGCAACCTGAACTGAATTTTAGTTACACCACCCTCACTTTGATGTAATggacaaaagtttttaaaataggAATTATAATTCAATTATAATTAGCAATTATAAATTAGCACTTCACTAATTAATCTTTAATTAAGAGATTTTGccaaaacacagttttaatCTGATGTTCTCCCTTCATTCTGACTTtaggactttttttcttttactttacaAAGAAATTTGTCGATTTAAattcatgaattaaaaatattaatcatagGAGAGGTGTCATTGTctgagaaaaatataataataatgttgtttttattcccCCTTGTTAGGTATTGCCATAAAAGGGGCTGGATGAAGTCCACCCTCATCATGTCCGTCCCACAGACAAATGCATCCAAAGGAAAGGTCATGTTGAAGGAGTACAACGGCAGACGCATCGAAACAGAGCACATCTTTAAATGGATGACTGCGCACGTCGCCTCTCGCATCAAAACCATAAGATTCTCCGAGCAATTAATGGATGACTGGTATCAGATGGAAAAGCAACCAGTAAAGATGTTCTTGTTTGCCAGACTGCTTCAGCCCCCGGCGTTTTTCTCAGCTCTCAGCATCAAATTCACAGGGCGCATCGAGTTCATCTTCGTCGATGTGCGCAACTGGGACAACAACACCTGTCTGGAGGAGATTGGGGTGCAGCAAATGCCCTCATACATCCTCAAAACACCAGAAGGCATCTACAGATACGGCAATAGCACCGGGGAATTCATTTCCTTGCATGCCATGGATGCGTTTCTTCGGTCCGTACAGCCAGAAGTCAATGACTTGTTCATTTTGAGCTTGGTCATGGTCAATCTAATGGCTTGGATGGACCTTTTTATTACGCAGGGAGCCACCATAAAACGCTTTGTGGTTTTAATCAGCACACTAGGGACTTATAATTCCTTACTCATAATTTCCTGGCTGCCCATCCTTGGTTTTCTTCAGCTTCCATACCTGGATAACTTTTATGAGTACAGCCTGAAACTGTTGCGTTACGCAGACACCACTACCATTGCCTCATGGGTCCGGGCCGACTGGACCTTCTATTCTTCTCATCCCGCTCTCTTCCTCAGCACTTATCTAGCCCATGGCCTTCTCATCGACTACTTTGAGAAGAAAAGGAGATGTAGCAACGAAGACCAAAATGCAAACAACCTAGAATGGTTGTCAAGTCTCTGGGATTGGTACACCAGCTACTTAGTACATCCCATTGCCTCGTTCCAGAACTTTGAGTCAGACTGGGATGACGATCCTAACTTCCTTTTGGAAAGATTGGCATTCCCAGACCTCTGGCTTCACCCACTTGTTCCAATAGACTACATCAAGAACCTCCCCACTTGGAAGTTCAGACTCGCACGATCCGAGGGGCCCAATCGAGTGGAACGTGACGACCGACAAAAAGCCATGACAAACCCAAATGGTGACTCCAGCGGCGACCAGGAAGTGCGTCACTGCAGTTCAGAAGTTCTTCATGGTAACAACAGGTGTTCAGCTGCAACAAAGTCAGAAGAGTCTTGGTCTGAGGAACAGGACACTGATTGGTCTCAGTGGCCTTGTGGCATGCTCCACTGCACGGAGTGCGTTGTGTGTCTTGAGAACTTTGAAACAGATTGCCTTGTAATGGGTTTACCGTGTGGCCATGTTTTTCACCAGCAGTGCATCGTGGTCTGGCTAGCTGGTGGGCGGCACTGTTGCCCTGTGTGCCGGTGGCCATCGTACAAGAAAAGACCCACAAGACAACATGCAGCTGAACATCTCGAACCAGAATAGCCCTTGTGCGATTAGTTTACGTCTTGCTTCCtgcacttatttaaaaaaaaaaaagaaaaaaacaaatgacttgATGTGTTCATCTTTAGTCTTTAGATTCATAACATTGGCTCCTGGGTTTTTTGTTGGTGGTTTTAATTTCCACagttattaattaaattcataCTTCCCAATACTTtttcaatctttttttaaacagggaTAAAAACTTGATTTGGGTCATATGCCCTGTActtagagttaaaaaaaaaaaaaaaaaaagaatagattTTAAAAGCTAAATTATGCAAATGCTAAAATATTGAATGGTAAATTCAATGCATACATGAAGTTTTTCTGTTGTAGCACTCATCATACATCCCAATCAGACAGAAGAGAAATCCATATGTTCCTGTGCTTGAGATTTACATTTTGTGTTCAGTGTGTCTCCAAATGTGAATAATCTGTCTGAAATTGAGCTACCCTACTAAGTCATTAGGGAAATGAAGACTTGAGATGTGAGTCTCTATATAAAGGATTAAACAACTGGGCATGtgaatatatgatttttttttttgtttgtttgtttttttttttttttcctgaaaagaAGAAACTTTAAAATTGCCCTGTGCACAATTGAAAATGGCTTAGACATTGAAATGCAATTCTTAATGGCTCCATCTGCAATTTAAGTTGTTGTCTTGTTGGAGCATGTCAGTTTGGTTATTTTTGAACAGCATTTTGCCATTAACACTAATAAAGAATTTACCCTCTTGACTTTTGCTGTT
This portion of the Labeo rohita strain BAU-BD-2019 unplaced genomic scaffold, IGBB_LRoh.1.0 scaffold_72, whole genome shotgun sequence genome encodes:
- the rnf103 gene encoding E3 ubiquitin-protein ligase RNF103; translation: MWWKLFFLLLYFFMLFILARFFEAIVWYETGIFATQLVDPVTLSFKKLKTILECRGLGYSGLAEKRDVRELVENSGELMQGELYSALKNEKEQVGSDSSTTFNGEMHFYELVEDTKDGIWLVQVIAQDRNPLLSTTNWGKMVQKVSQFGIRTGTFNCSSDSRYCHKRGWMKSTLIMSVPQTNASKGKVMLKEYNGRRIETEHIFKWMTAHVASRIKTIRFSEQLMDDWYQMEKQPVKMFLFARLLQPPAFFSALSIKFTGRIEFIFVDVRNWDNNTCLEEIGVQQMPSYILKTPEGIYRYGNSTGEFISLHAMDAFLRSVQPEVNDLFILSLVMVNLMAWMDLFITQGATIKRFVVLISTLGTYNSLLIISWLPILGFLQLPYLDNFYEYSLKLLRYADTTTIASWVRADWTFYSSHPALFLSTYLAHGLLIDYFEKKRRCSNEDQNANNLEWLSSLWDWYTSYLVHPIASFQNFESDWDDDPNFLLERLAFPDLWLHPLVPIDYIKNLPTWKFRLARSEGPNRVERDDRQKAMTNPNGDSSGDQEVRHCSSEVLHGNNRCSAATKSEESWSEEQDTDWSQWPCGMLHCTECVVCLENFETDCLVMGLPCGHVFHQQCIVVWLAGGRHCCPVCRWPSYKKRPTRQHAAEHLEPE